Part of the Calditrichota bacterium genome is shown below.
ACAAAGATTCAGTATATTGAAGGCGAGATAATCTGGAGGATTCAGAGTGGCGGGCAAAATTCGTCCCGGACCTACCGACCGGCAGCAGGAATTGATCGACTTCATCGACCGCTTCACCGCGCGACAAGGCTATCCCCCTACGATACGCGAGATGGGCGCTGCGCTCGGCATCACTTCGACCAACGGCGTCCGGGTGATGCTTACCTCGCTGGAGCGAAAGGGCATCATCCAGCGCGTCAGCCATAAGTCCCGCGGCGTCACCTTCAGCGATTCGAAGTATCGAAAGTCGGGCGGTTCACCGGCAGGGCTGCGGGTGCGCAAGCAACAGGTTCCTATCGTGGGCCGGGTTGCTGCGGGTGCCCCGCTCCTGGCGATCGAGAATATCGAAGGCTACCTCACGGTCGATGCCGACCTCTACCCCTTTCGCGACGGCTTCGCGCTACGGGTGCAGGGCCGATCGATGATCGACGCCGGAATAATGGATGGCGATATCGTCATCGCGCGCCCCAGTCTTCCGATCGAGCCGGGCTCCATCGTCGTAGCACTTATCGGCGACGAGGCAACCGTCAAACGCTATTACTTGAGCGGCGAATCGGTGCGGTTGGAACCGGCCAATCCCGACTTCGGTCCGATCAACGTCGATCGCGACACTCCCGGATTCAGCATCGTTGGCAGGGTTGTAGGGCTCTACCGGCGATACTGAGTCCACAATCCATCTACCCGGCTTGCGGCGTGCCGGGGGCTTGATTTGACATAGGCCTTGTTCTATATTGGAGGATAGTTGCCGTCTGCTGTCCGAAGGCGACCTCTTCGTCGAAGGCAATTGAAGCGGCCAAGGGACTTTAGGAGCAAGTGATGAAACGGATCCCGGTCGAAGTCACCGGAATCACGATCTATCCCCCCTATCAGGGCTATATGGTCATCCTGCACGAGCGGGACGGCGATCGCTGGATACCGATCTTCATCGGTGGAGCCGAGGCGCACGCCATTTCGCTCCTCTTGAACGGTCAGAAGTTTCAGCGACCGCTCACCTATGACCTCTTCCATGCCTTGCTGGAGGCTTCGGGCGCCCGTGTCGAGCAGGTCATCGTCACAGAACTGCGCGACAGCACCTTTTTTGCCGAAGTTCTGCTCCTGCTCGAAGGCGGCGTAACCCGCGGCGTCGATGCCCGTCCCTCGGATGCCGTGGCTCTGGCGCTAAAGACCCGGGCACCGATCTATGTCAATTCCCGCGTTATGGACGAAGCCGGTTTGCGCGGTGAGATCGTTCCCGCGCCTAACGACCCCGGCGAACAACTGAAAGAGATGCAACAGCAACTTCAGAACGCCATCGATCAGGAAGCCTACGAAGATGCCGCCAAAATCCGCGACCGGATCAAGGCTTTCGAAAGCCGCGTCCGAACCAGTTGAATCTGTGAATAACTCCTCCAGCCGCACTCACTCCCGGTGACCGAAGCCCCTTCCTTCGACAAAGAGACCGTCCTTTTCACGCAATTGATCATATCGCTGCATCAGGCAGCCTTGATGCAGTTGGGCAAATTTGCGCATCCTGAAACGGGTGTTGCGGAACGCGATCTCGACTCGGCTCGAATGACGATCGACACTTTGCAAATGTTGCGCAGCAAGACCCAAGGCAACCTCTCGCGCGAGGAAGAGAGCCTCTTCGACCAGATCCTCGCTGAACTCAAACTCAATTATGTCGATGAAGCCGGCAAGCCCGCATCGAAATCCACCTTATTTGATGCAAGCACGGCTCCGGCTGGTGAAACGGCTTCCAGCGCACCTTAGTTGTGCGTATCACATAATGAGGAGCCAGAGAATGGTTCACATCGGCAGGCAGACCGCAATGCCTGCTTGTCAACCCTTGTATTGGCATCCCTTACGCACGGATGGGTGGAGGACTGTGCGGCGAAAGATAATTTCAGGGCGTTTCGCTACGGGAAAGTCCGCGCCGTCAGTAGTGCGTGGCAGCGAGCGCCAGGCGAACGACAGGAGGAGTCTCCTATGAACCGCTTTACGAACATAATCCTCTATGCCCTGCTGCTTTCGGCAGCCGCCGTGGCGCCTGCAATGGCTCAGCGGGACTGGGTGAAGTGGAATCCCATCGACGGTTTCGCCCTGCGTCAGGGCTATCACGTCGAATGGTATCGCGGAGGTGAGGGCCGCGACGCCGGACAACTGGCTGGCGAGGCCGCTTTTGTTTGGTCGGACTGCCGCAATGGCGACCGCGGTGTCTATGTCCAAATCGTCAGCGTCGAGCAAGGGCTCCGCCTGAAATATGGCGCCAACGGCCTCCGCATCTCGGATATGCCCAACCGGCAGGAAGACCCCGGCGTCTGGCCAACCGCCGACGGCGGCTGGATCATCGCCTGGGAAGACTTCGACGCCGATTCGCTCGGTGACATCTACTGCACCAAGATCGACGCTCAGGGCAATCGCCTCTGGGGTGAGGATGAACGCGGCGTCGCAGTCTGCGTTCTGCCCGGAATTCAAGAGGACGTTCGCATTGTCGAAGACGGCTCCGGCGGCGCGATCATCGCCTGGCGCGACCTGCGCGGCGGCGACGTGGGCGACATCTATGCCCAGCGGATTCAGGCCAACGGCTCCGTAGCCTGGCAGCGCAACGGCATCGGCGTCATCGTAGCGGTCGGCCCGCAGATCAGCCATACCGCCGATTCCGACGGCGAAGGCGGAATGATCATCGCCTGGAAGGACGGCCGCAACGTCGGTAACTTCGACATCCGCGCCCAACGCATTTCCCCCAACGGCGCCCTCCTCTGGGGAGTAGGCCAGGGGCAGGGACTCGTCGTCTGCGGCACCGCCTCCAATCAGGAGTCTCCTAAGTTGTGCCCCGACGGCGCCGGCGGCGCCTTCTTCAGTTGGGTTGACGACCGCAACCAACAGCAAACCGACAAGGACATATACGCCCAGCGCATCGATGCCAACGGCCGGCTACTTTGGCGAGAAGACGGTGAAGCCGTCTGCACCGTCGAGCGCGAGCAGGCCGAAAATCGCATCGTGATGTCGGAGTCCGGCAACGCCATCATTCTCTGGGAGGACAAGCGTGCCGACGGTCTGTCGTTCGATGTCTATGCCATGCGCATTAGCGGCGCTCAAAGCATGCGCAAGGAATGGCAACCCACCACCGGCGTCCCCATCGTTACCGGCGAAAGAAATCAGCAGGCTGGACGGCTCTATCCCGACGGCCAGGGCGGAGCCTACTTCATCTGGGAAGACGAACGGGATCGCCCCTTCCCCGAACTCGACATCTGGGGCCACCGCTTCAACCGTTCCGGCCAGCCGCTCTGGGCGCAAAACGGCGTCCCGATCTGCCGTATCGATGGGCAGCAGGATGCCCCTCTGGTCCGGCGAACCGCCGACGGCGGCGCCTTCTTTGTATGGGGCGACTACCGGTCGGGAAGTTACGAACTCTGGGGTCAGAAGTTCACGCCCAATGGTCAGCCGGTCGGCAACGCCAACGGCATCCCTCTCGTCGCCGGTTTGGGCGGCAACGGAGTTTTTCCCAAAGGCATCGAGCGTCAGGACGGGACATTTACAGTCTTATGGCTCGACGGACGTTTCGGAATTGGGGGACTGGTGCCCTTCATTTCCAACGTCCGCGACCTTGGCAACCGGCCTGAACTTATGACCCAGCCCAACGGCGCGCCGGCTCTGGTCAACTCCTATGGCGGAGGCATCAATCCCGACGGCTGCAACGATGAACAAGGCGGCACCATCGTCGTTTGGGAAGACCATCGGGGCGGCCAGGTCTATTCAATCTACGCCCAGCGGATTGACGAAAACGGCGCCCGACTTTGGGGTGACAGGGGAGTCAAGGTGGCGGACTTCGACTACGAGCAATACCTGCCCAAGGTCACCGGCGACGGACAGGGCGGTGCCCTTGTCGTCTGGAAAGCTCCTACTGACAACGACTACCAGGACCTCTACATGCAGCACCTC
Proteins encoded:
- a CDS encoding T9SS type A sorting domain-containing protein; its protein translation is MNRFTNIILYALLLSAAAVAPAMAQRDWVKWNPIDGFALRQGYHVEWYRGGEGRDAGQLAGEAAFVWSDCRNGDRGVYVQIVSVEQGLRLKYGANGLRISDMPNRQEDPGVWPTADGGWIIAWEDFDADSLGDIYCTKIDAQGNRLWGEDERGVAVCVLPGIQEDVRIVEDGSGGAIIAWRDLRGGDVGDIYAQRIQANGSVAWQRNGIGVIVAVGPQISHTADSDGEGGMIIAWKDGRNVGNFDIRAQRISPNGALLWGVGQGQGLVVCGTASNQESPKLCPDGAGGAFFSWVDDRNQQQTDKDIYAQRIDANGRLLWREDGEAVCTVEREQAENRIVMSESGNAIILWEDKRADGLSFDVYAMRISGAQSMRKEWQPTTGVPIVTGERNQQAGRLYPDGQGGAYFIWEDERDRPFPELDIWGHRFNRSGQPLWAQNGVPICRIDGQQDAPLVRRTADGGAFFVWGDYRSGSYELWGQKFTPNGQPVGNANGIPLVAGLGGNGVFPKGIERQDGTFTVLWLDGRFGIGGLVPFISNVRDLGNRPELMTQPNGAPALVNSYGGGINPDGCNDEQGGTIVVWEDHRGGQVYSIYAQRIDENGARLWGDRGVKVADFDYEQYLPKVTGDGQGGALVVWKAPTDNDYQDLYMQHLSPQGARLWGAAGRRLTARPMDEEVEQIIPDGSGGFIIVWKVFNDETDDDLRITRVNAGGEDLWNAEDDGYEGGKVLVDEYNKQRSPYLVRHQNGYVVAWVDGRDDGDGQPQYDIYAQFVGYNGAFQWRAGGEVICGEGRHQENPVVAIDNHTYIWIAWEDHRYAGSGRQRDIYIQKMSPQLVNNRLGFAFTGRERDGREVCAAPADQLLPTIIHDGQNGIWLAWEDYRGGFWSDIYATHLQRDGTPYAPWEVNGNVVSAAFHKQNGPKLMRLLPRGDTGAAVVWEDKRATGKEELSNVFIQRLDDQRLSVRLGDGPTAPVGYALEEVFPNPFNGRAVVQFSVASDGPVSLALYDLQSRLVIDFGSEFRSAGKHRLQVDAGSLASGHYILRMEAAGNRVERSLQILK
- a CDS encoding DUF1844 domain-containing protein: MTEAPSFDKETVLFTQLIISLHQAALMQLGKFAHPETGVAERDLDSARMTIDTLQMLRSKTQGNLSREEESLFDQILAELKLNYVDEAGKPASKSTLFDASTAPAGETASSAP
- the lexA gene encoding transcriptional repressor LexA is translated as MRPGPTDRQQELIDFIDRFTARQGYPPTIREMGAALGITSTNGVRVMLTSLERKGIIQRVSHKSRGVTFSDSKYRKSGGSPAGLRVRKQQVPIVGRVAAGAPLLAIENIEGYLTVDADLYPFRDGFALRVQGRSMIDAGIMDGDIVIARPSLPIEPGSIVVALIGDEATVKRYYLSGESVRLEPANPDFGPINVDRDTPGFSIVGRVVGLYRRY